One Panicum virgatum strain AP13 chromosome 9K, P.virgatum_v5, whole genome shotgun sequence genomic region harbors:
- the LOC120646771 gene encoding atherin-like isoform X1 — protein MKINGPQPLHDESNAIQRLILYGSFGFNATHRFSQPPARPSLPRSPLPLPHAPDSQRAPAVRTLATPHFFSIFSSLSPATPARAAPHRRPLPLAAPRTSTRRGSPAPTDAAPRAGWGGLRRPPLPLARTVAPPPAGRPLAPRPCAHASARPRSRHSRTLRRPDLVSKAPPPPGARALSLDREGQGRRIQGGDAPLPPRLPAQEPCCSPECEQPHAPHPSRRQPCAGPAGRGPLLAARPCAGTWCPATAVAALRLRARTAGHAPCSMRSFGTPAVVYTMWTGSTIKYFVVRDSHSCVFIFWAVGDMLLKLGSRCLRLVTGAHEPLASLMAPLMHRCS, from the exons ATGAAAATCAATGGTCCACAGCCTTTACATGATGAGTCCAACGCCATCCAACGGCTGATCTTATATGGATCATTCGGCTTCAACGCAACGCACCGCTTCAGCCAACCGCCCGCGCGTCCGTCCCTCCCCcgctcccctctccctctccctcacgcGCCCGACTCCCAGCGCGCACCCGCAGTTCGAACGCTGGCGACtcctcattttttttctattttttcctccctctcccctgcgACTCCCGCACGCGCCGCTCCCCACCGgcggccgctgccgctcgcGGCCCCGCGCACCAGCACGCGCCGCGGCTCACCCGCGCCGACCGACGCTGCCCCGCGCGCGGGATGGGGCGGCctgcgccggccgccattgccgctcGCACGCACAGTCGCGCCCCCGCCCGCCGGCAGGCCGCTCGCCCCACGCCCTTGCGCCCATGCCTCCGCTCGCCCTCGCAGTCGCCACTCCAGGACCCTCCGACGACCAGATCTGGTCAgcaaagccccccccccccccggcgcgcgcgctctctctctcgatcgagaggggcaggggcggcggatcCAAGGCGGGGACGCGCCGTTGCCGCCTCGCCTGCCCGCGCAGGAGCCGTGTTGCTCACCCGAGTGTGAGCAGCCACATGCCCCCCACCCCTCCCGGCGGCAGCCATGTGCTGGCCCAGCCGGCCGCGGCCCTCTGCTGGCGGCGCGGCCGTGCGCAGGCACATGGTGCCCCGCCACTGCCGTCGCGGCCCTCCGCCTGCGTGCACGcaccgccggccacgcgccctGCAGCATGCGCTCCTTCGGGACTCCCGCAGTTGTGTACACGATGTGGACGGGCTCAACAATTAAGTACTTCGTTGTCCGGGACTCCCACAGCTGCGTCTTCATCTTCTGGGCCGTAGGTGACATGCTGCTCAAGCTGGGAAGCCGGTGCCTCCGGTTAGTCACAG GAGCACACGAGCCATTAGCATCACTCATGGCACCTCTCATGCACAGATGCTCTTGA
- the LOC120646773 gene encoding homeobox-leucine zipper protein HOX19-like isoform X2 has product MAQEDVHLDDAGLALGLSLGGGAAPDAARRQGAGARLPPSPRALEPSLTLSMPDEATATGSAGGGAAHSVSSSLPAAGVKRERVEEADGERASSTARAEDDDDGSTRKKLRLTKEQSALLEDRFKEHSTLNPKQKVALAKQLNLRPRQVEVWFQNRRARTKLKQTEVDCEFLKRCCESLTEENRRLQRELQELRALKFAAPPGPAAPAPAPLYMQLPAATLTLCPSCERLGGPAAAAKADPDRPKAAPAHHFFNPFTHSAAC; this is encoded by the exons ATGGCTCAGGAGGACGTCCACCTGGACGACGCCGGGCTGGCCCTGGGCCtgtccctcggcggcggcgcggcccctgacgcggcgcggcggcagggcgCTGGCGCccggctgccgccgtcgccgcgcgcgctGGAGCCGTCGCTGACGCTGAGCATGCCGGACGAGGCGACCGCGACGGggtccgccggcggcggggccgcgcACAGcgtgtcgtcgtcgctgccggcggcgggcgtGAAGAGGGAGCGCGTGGAGGAggccgacggcgagcgggcgtcGTCGACGGCGCGGGCcgaggacgatgacgacgggAGCACGCGCAAGAAGCTGCGGCTGACCAAGGAGCAGTCCGCGCTCCTGGAGGACCGCTTCAAGGAGCACAGCACCCTCAACCCG AAGCAGAAAGTCGCGCTGGCGAAGCAACTGAACCTGCGGCCACGGCAGGTCGAGGTGTGGTTCCAGAACAGGCGAGCGAG GACGAAGCTGAAGCAGACGGAGGTGGACTGCGAGTTCCTCAAGCGCTGCTGCGAGTCGCTCACCGAGGAGAACCGCCGCCTGCAGCGGGAGCTGCAGGAGCTCCGCGCGCTCAAGTTCGCCGCCccgccggggccggcggcgccggcgccggcgccgttgtACATGCAGCTGCCGGCCGCCACGCTGACGCTCTGCCCGTCCTGCGAGCGCCTGGgcgggcccgccgccgcggccaaggCCGACCCCGACCGCCccaaggcggcgccggcgcaccACTTCTTCAACCCCTTCACCCACTCCGCCGCCTGCTGA
- the LOC120646771 gene encoding atherin-like isoform X2, which translates to MKINGPQPLHDESNAIQRLILYGSFGFNATHRFSQPPARPSLPRSPLPLPHAPDSQRAPAVRTLATPHFFSIFSSLSPATPARAAPHRRPLPLAAPRTSTRRGSPAPTDAAPRAGWGGLRRPPLPLARTVAPPPAGRPLAPRPCAHASARPRSRHSRTLRRPDLVSKAPPPPGARALSLDREGQGRRIQGGDAPLPPRLPAQEPCCSPECEQPHAPHPSRRQPCAGPAGRGPLLAARPCAGTWCPATAVAALRLRARTAGHAPCSMRSFGTPAVVYTMWTGSTIKYFVVRDSHSCVFIFWAVGDMLLKLGSRCLRLVTGYQGDCGWLSTI; encoded by the exons ATGAAAATCAATGGTCCACAGCCTTTACATGATGAGTCCAACGCCATCCAACGGCTGATCTTATATGGATCATTCGGCTTCAACGCAACGCACCGCTTCAGCCAACCGCCCGCGCGTCCGTCCCTCCCCcgctcccctctccctctccctcacgcGCCCGACTCCCAGCGCGCACCCGCAGTTCGAACGCTGGCGACtcctcattttttttctattttttcctccctctcccctgcgACTCCCGCACGCGCCGCTCCCCACCGgcggccgctgccgctcgcGGCCCCGCGCACCAGCACGCGCCGCGGCTCACCCGCGCCGACCGACGCTGCCCCGCGCGCGGGATGGGGCGGCctgcgccggccgccattgccgctcGCACGCACAGTCGCGCCCCCGCCCGCCGGCAGGCCGCTCGCCCCACGCCCTTGCGCCCATGCCTCCGCTCGCCCTCGCAGTCGCCACTCCAGGACCCTCCGACGACCAGATCTGGTCAgcaaagccccccccccccccggcgcgcgcgctctctctctcgatcgagaggggcaggggcggcggatcCAAGGCGGGGACGCGCCGTTGCCGCCTCGCCTGCCCGCGCAGGAGCCGTGTTGCTCACCCGAGTGTGAGCAGCCACATGCCCCCCACCCCTCCCGGCGGCAGCCATGTGCTGGCCCAGCCGGCCGCGGCCCTCTGCTGGCGGCGCGGCCGTGCGCAGGCACATGGTGCCCCGCCACTGCCGTCGCGGCCCTCCGCCTGCGTGCACGcaccgccggccacgcgccctGCAGCATGCGCTCCTTCGGGACTCCCGCAGTTGTGTACACGATGTGGACGGGCTCAACAATTAAGTACTTCGTTGTCCGGGACTCCCACAGCTGCGTCTTCATCTTCTGGGCCGTAGGTGACATGCTGCTCAAGCTGGGAAGCCGGTGCCTCCGGTTAGTCACAG GTTATCAAGGGGATTGTGGATGGCTGTCTACAATCTGA
- the LOC120646773 gene encoding homeobox-leucine zipper protein HOX19-like isoform X1, with protein MAQEDVHLDDAGLALGLSLGGGAAPDAARRQGAGARLPPSPRALEPSLTLSMPDEATATGSAGGGAAHSVSSSLPAAGVKRERVEEADGERASSTARAEDDDDGSTRKKLRLTKEQSALLEDRFKEHSTLNPKQKVALAKQLNLRPRQVEVWFQNRRASRARRTKLKQTEVDCEFLKRCCESLTEENRRLQRELQELRALKFAAPPGPAAPAPAPLYMQLPAATLTLCPSCERLGGPAAAAKADPDRPKAAPAHHFFNPFTHSAAC; from the exons ATGGCTCAGGAGGACGTCCACCTGGACGACGCCGGGCTGGCCCTGGGCCtgtccctcggcggcggcgcggcccctgacgcggcgcggcggcagggcgCTGGCGCccggctgccgccgtcgccgcgcgcgctGGAGCCGTCGCTGACGCTGAGCATGCCGGACGAGGCGACCGCGACGGggtccgccggcggcggggccgcgcACAGcgtgtcgtcgtcgctgccggcggcgggcgtGAAGAGGGAGCGCGTGGAGGAggccgacggcgagcgggcgtcGTCGACGGCGCGGGCcgaggacgatgacgacgggAGCACGCGCAAGAAGCTGCGGCTGACCAAGGAGCAGTCCGCGCTCCTGGAGGACCGCTTCAAGGAGCACAGCACCCTCAACCCG AAGCAGAAAGTCGCGCTGGCGAAGCAACTGAACCTGCGGCCACGGCAGGTCGAGGTGTGGTTCCAGAACAGGCGAGCGAG CCGCGCGCGCAGGACGAAGCTGAAGCAGACGGAGGTGGACTGCGAGTTCCTCAAGCGCTGCTGCGAGTCGCTCACCGAGGAGAACCGCCGCCTGCAGCGGGAGCTGCAGGAGCTCCGCGCGCTCAAGTTCGCCGCCccgccggggccggcggcgccggcgccggcgccgttgtACATGCAGCTGCCGGCCGCCACGCTGACGCTCTGCCCGTCCTGCGAGCGCCTGGgcgggcccgccgccgcggccaaggCCGACCCCGACCGCCccaaggcggcgccggcgcaccACTTCTTCAACCCCTTCACCCACTCCGCCGCCTGCTGA